The Pedobacter ginsengisoli region ACTACCGGGCCTTTACCACAAGCTAAATCTCCCTGGGTGATCTTACTGATCATAGGGGTTGTAGTATCATGAGTAACATCAGTAATTATTGCTACATTAGGTTTAATTCTATGTGCAATCATTTCAGCCCCTCTTAATCCAATTTCTTCCTGAACGGAATTCACTATATAAAGTCCAAAGGGTAATTTCTTTTTATTTTCCTGAAGCAGTCTTGCAACCTCAGCAATCATAAATCCACCAGCCCTGTTGTCAAGTGCACGACCCACATAATAGCGGTCATTTAAAACCATGAATTCATCTTCGTAAGTAATTACACAGCCTACATGAATGCCTAGTTTTTCCACTTCTTCTTTAGATGTACATCCGCAATCAAGAAATATGTTTTTTAATGCCGGAGCTTCTTCTTTTTCGCCTCCGTTACGGGTATGAATTGCAGGCCATCCAAATACGGCTTTAACCATGCCTTTATCCGTATGAATATTCACTCTTTTAGACGGAGCTATTTGATGATCCGAACCTCCGTTGCGGATTACATAAATTAAGCCATCTGCTGTTATATAATTAACAAACCAAGAGATTTCATCTGCATGAGCCTCAATAACTACCTTAAAATCTGCTTTAGGGTTAATAACACCAACTGCTGTTCCGTAATTATCTATAAAACTTTCATCTATATAAGGCTTTAAATAATCCAGCCATAACTTTTGGCCGGGATATTCAAACCCTGTCGGAGACGGGTTATTGATATATTTTTCAAAAAATTGAAGCGATTTCTTATTTACTACACTTACGTGTTTCTTTTTATCTTCTTTTTTCTTTGCCATCTTATATTTTTTATTGTAAACAAATATAGAAACTAAGGCCTAAGCAGCAAGCTAATTATTGAGTTCTAACTCCATAATGACAAAGTCGATACCATTATTGGTAGAAATTTTATCTGTTTGAATGAAGCCAAATTTGTTGTAAAAAGGAATTGCTGATACGCGTGCATTACACCATAACTTTATAGCTCCAAAAGTTTTAACAAAGCTAATTATATGATCCAGTAAAAGTGATCCATACCCCTTTCCCTGCAATTCCACAATTGTTGCGAATTTTCTGAACTGATAAATGTTGCCTTTGTTAAATAATGAAACTACAGATGCTAATTGATTGCCCACAAATAATCCAAAATGTATTCCCTCTTCATCATTTGCCAATTTTATAGCATCAAAAGGTAAATCAGGATACATCACTTCATGTCTTATCCTCCAGGTTAAGTCAGTTCTGATTTGTTCAATATGGACTTCCGGCATCAAGGTTATAATGGGATATTCCCGTGTTTTTTACGTGGGCGGTTAACAACTTTATTTTCCAGCATTTTAAATGCTTTAATAAGCTTAATTCTGGTTTGCGCAGGTTCAATTACCTCATCTACAAAGCCGCGTTCTGCAGCTCTGTAAGGATTTGCAAAAATATCAGAATATAGTTTCTCTTTCTCCAGCCATTTTTCCTCAGGGTGTTCGGCGCTGGTAATTTCTTTCTTGAAAATTATTTCAGCAGCGCCCTTTGCACCCATCACTGCAATCTCTGCCGAAGGCCATGCATAATTTAAATCGGCCCCAATATGCTTGGAGTTCATTACATCGTATGCACCTCCGTATGCTTTGCGGGTAATTACGGTAATGCGCGGTACTGTTGCCTCGCTAAAAGCATATAATAGTTTAGCTCCATTTGTAATAATTCCATTCCATTCCTGATCTGTACCAGGCAAAAAGCCGGGAACATCTTCAAAAACAAGCAAAGGAATGTTAAAACAATCGCAGAAGCGTACAAATCTGGCTGCTTTTGTAGAAGCATGATTGTCTAAAACCCCTGCCAGGTA contains the following coding sequences:
- a CDS encoding GNAT family N-acetyltransferase, translating into MPEVHIEQIRTDLTWRIRHEVMYPDLPFDAIKLANDEEGIHFGLFVGNQLASVVSLFNKGNIYQFRKFATIVELQGKGYGSLLLDHIISFVKTFGAIKLWCNARVSAIPFYNKFGFIQTDKISTNNGIDFVIMELELNN
- a CDS encoding M42 family metallopeptidase, with the translated sequence MAKKKEDKKKHVSVVNKKSLQFFEKYINNPSPTGFEYPGQKLWLDYLKPYIDESFIDNYGTAVGVINPKADFKVVIEAHADEISWFVNYITADGLIYVIRNGGSDHQIAPSKRVNIHTDKGMVKAVFGWPAIHTRNGGEKEEAPALKNIFLDCGCTSKEEVEKLGIHVGCVITYEDEFMVLNDRYYVGRALDNRAGGFMIAEVARLLQENKKKLPFGLYIVNSVQEEIGLRGAEMIAHRIKPNVAIITDVTHDTTTPMISKITQGDLACGKGPVVSYAPAVQTNLNKLLIETAEKNDIPFQRQASSRSTGTDTDAFAYSNGGVPSALISLPLRYMHTTVEMIHKEDVDNVINLIYHSLLNIKKDHDFTYSR